A stretch of the Gossypium hirsutum isolate 1008001.06 chromosome D07, Gossypium_hirsutum_v2.1, whole genome shotgun sequence genome encodes the following:
- the LOC107956069 gene encoding uncharacterized protein, with the protein MQEFLSRVSGIVNQMRYYGEILSNEIVVSKALRSLTSKYDHAVAANEETKDLSTYTFDELMSSLIAHVARIRYHEKFEENDFQVKEDSFKGKGEFHGRDHSRGRGRGQYGESR; encoded by the coding sequence ATGCAAGAATTCTTGTCTAGGGTGTCTGGAATTGTTAATCAAATGAGATATTATGGTGAaattttgagtaatgaaattgtTGTGAGCAAGGCTTTAAGAAGCTTAACATCAAAATATGATCATGCTGTTGCTGCAAATGAAGAAACTAAGGACCTGTCCACTTATACTTTTGATGAATTGATGAGCTCTTTGATAGCCCATGTAGCTAGAATTAGGTATCATGAAAAATTTGAGGAAAATGATTTTCAAGTGAAGGAAGACTCCTTCAAAGGCAAGGGAGAATTTCATGGACGTGATCATAGTCGTGGCAGAGGAAGAGGCCAATATGGTGAATCTCGCTAA